One genomic segment of Amycolatopsis sp. WQ 127309 includes these proteins:
- a CDS encoding SDR family NAD(P)-dependent oxidoreductase has protein sequence MSPQIPVEDTPFDAASTAEQVAAGVDLTGKLAVVTGGHSGIGRETTRVLRERGAHVVVPVRDPAKAAGMLDGIDGVEIDRLDLADPVSVDAFARRFLASGRAVDILVTSAGVMGVPLTRDARGHESHFATNHLGHFRLTARLSSALARGARVVSVSAAAHRLSPVVFDDLAFEHREYHPMLGYGQSKTANILFALELDRRGVQAFSVHPGSIVDTNLSGWASPETLRAMKLVDDDGKPVIDPYAGKKTVQQGASTSVWCAVSPQLADVGGVYCLDNNIAPVAPERDHDASRHGTGEVPPAGVSPHAIDPAAAARLWSVSEELTGVSFPVR, from the coding sequence ATGAGCCCCCAGATCCCCGTCGAGGACACGCCGTTCGACGCCGCGTCGACGGCCGAGCAGGTCGCCGCCGGCGTCGACCTCACCGGCAAGCTCGCCGTCGTCACCGGCGGGCACTCGGGCATCGGCCGGGAGACGACCCGGGTGCTGCGCGAGCGCGGCGCCCACGTCGTCGTCCCCGTGCGCGACCCCGCCAAGGCCGCCGGCATGCTCGACGGCATCGACGGCGTCGAGATCGACCGGCTCGACCTCGCCGACCCGGTGTCGGTGGACGCGTTCGCGCGGCGGTTCCTCGCGTCGGGCCGTGCGGTCGACATCCTGGTCACGAGCGCCGGGGTCATGGGCGTGCCCCTGACGCGCGACGCGCGCGGCCACGAGTCGCACTTCGCGACCAACCACCTCGGGCACTTCCGGCTCACCGCACGGTTATCGTCGGCGCTGGCCCGGGGCGCCCGCGTGGTGTCGGTGTCCGCGGCGGCGCACCGGCTGTCGCCGGTCGTGTTCGACGACCTGGCCTTCGAGCACCGCGAGTACCACCCGATGCTCGGTTACGGCCAGTCGAAGACGGCGAACATCCTGTTCGCGCTCGAGCTGGACCGCCGTGGCGTGCAGGCGTTCTCCGTCCACCCGGGATCCATTGTGGACACGAACCTGAGCGGCTGGGCCTCTCCGGAGACGCTGCGGGCGATGAAGCTCGTCGACGACGACGGCAAGCCGGTGATCGACCCGTACGCGGGCAAGAAGACGGTCCAGCAGGGCGCGTCGACCAGCGTGTGGTGCGCGGTCAGCCCCCAGCTGGCCGACGTCGGCGGGGTGTACTGCCTGGACAACAACATCGCGCCGGTGGCGCCGGAGCGTGACCACGACGCGAGCCGGCACGGGACGGGCGAAGTCCCGCCGGCGGGCGTGTCCCCGCACGCGATCGACCCGGCCGCGGCCGCGCGGTTGTGGTCGGTGAGCGAAGAACTGACGGGCGTCAGCTTCCCGGTGCGCTGA